The following are from one region of the Yoonia sp. R2331 genome:
- a CDS encoding glycosyltransferase family 92 protein, producing MLWRNRTISKLTLTPPIGLPNRDGLGIVLIVRNEAAHIAEWAQFHHAAGVRHFIVYDNGSTDGTTAVLRGVLPDHALTILPWDQKLADGRGGAEIHNQVLAYAHALRNFGAGFRWLAFIDTDEFMLPVVADNLPTALNALSNHAQVSLPWHMFGRGGHDTPPPGGILRNYLLRSDPLQARHSQNWKCIVDPTRVTGVRVHGFDIDGAGIGVNDVGVLATHKDRANRAFYSRAAIQLNHYYTRSDAELQAKINRGSNKTVDAQKHIKRVMRIVDEIERDTVEDRLARDILSRQQG from the coding sequence ATGCTCTGGCGCAACCGCACCATCAGCAAACTGACACTCACGCCGCCAATTGGGCTTCCTAACCGCGACGGCCTTGGCATTGTGCTGATTGTGCGGAACGAGGCGGCGCATATCGCTGAATGGGCGCAGTTCCATCATGCCGCAGGTGTGCGCCACTTCATCGTTTATGACAACGGCAGCACCGATGGCACCACCGCCGTGCTCAGGGGGGTGCTGCCAGACCATGCGCTGACCATTCTGCCCTGGGATCAAAAGCTCGCCGATGGCCGGGGTGGGGCTGAAATCCACAATCAGGTGCTGGCCTATGCACATGCGCTGCGGAACTTTGGCGCAGGCTTTCGGTGGCTGGCGTTCATCGACACGGACGAATTTATGCTGCCCGTTGTGGCAGATAACCTGCCCACAGCACTTAATGCCTTGTCGAATCATGCGCAGGTCTCTTTGCCGTGGCATATGTTCGGGCGCGGGGGGCATGACACGCCACCGCCCGGCGGCATTCTGCGGAACTATTTGCTGCGGTCCGACCCTTTGCAGGCGAGGCACAGCCAGAATTGGAAATGCATCGTTGATCCCACCCGCGTGACCGGCGTGCGTGTCCACGGCTTTGACATAGACGGGGCAGGGATCGGGGTGAATGACGTAGGTGTTCTTGCGACCCACAAAGACCGCGCCAATCGCGCGTTCTATTCTCGCGCGGCGATCCAGCTGAACCACTACTACACCCGCTCGGATGCAGAGCTTCAGGCCAAGATCAACCGCGGGTCCAACAAGACCGTTGATGCCCAGAAACATATCAAACGCGTGATGCGGATCGTGGATGAGATAGAGCGCGACACGGTCGAAGACCGGCTGGCGCGTGACATCCTCTCACGGCAACAGGGTTAA
- the moaA gene encoding GTP 3',8-cyclase MoaA, translated as MTAPLIDPFARPITYLRLSVTDRCDFRCVYCMSENMTFLPKKDLLTLEELDRLCTAFIGLGVKKLRITGGEPLVRRDILSFFNGMSRHLESGALEELTLTTNGSQLEKHAAALYAAGVRRVNVSLDTLDEAKFAQITRWGRLPQVLRGIEAAQAVGLKVKINAVALKDFNEDELFTLTTWCAERGLDLTFIEVMPMGDIGNEDRIGQYWSLKDLRATLETQHALTDLPDRTGGPARYVRVNETGQRIGFITPLSHNFCESCNRVRITCTGEIYTCLGQEGHADLRAPLRSSESDGPLNDAIRAAIALKPKGHDFDYSRQTVDGQVSRHMSHTGG; from the coding sequence ATGACCGCCCCCCTGATCGACCCATTTGCACGCCCGATTACCTATCTGCGCCTGTCCGTGACAGACCGCTGCGATTTTCGTTGCGTGTACTGCATGTCGGAAAATATGACCTTTCTGCCCAAGAAAGACCTGCTGACGCTGGAAGAGCTTGACCGACTGTGCACGGCCTTCATCGGACTGGGCGTCAAAAAGCTGCGGATCACCGGCGGTGAGCCTTTGGTGCGCCGGGATATCTTGAGCTTTTTCAATGGGATGTCGCGCCATCTTGAAAGCGGCGCGTTGGAAGAGTTGACGCTGACCACCAATGGAAGCCAGTTGGAGAAACACGCCGCAGCACTTTATGCGGCGGGGGTGCGGCGGGTGAATGTGTCACTTGATACGCTGGACGAGGCGAAATTTGCGCAGATCACCCGTTGGGGACGGTTGCCGCAGGTTCTGCGTGGCATTGAAGCCGCGCAAGCCGTTGGCTTAAAAGTGAAAATCAATGCTGTGGCGCTAAAAGACTTTAACGAGGATGAGCTTTTCACGCTGACCACGTGGTGTGCGGAACGTGGCCTCGACCTGACTTTCATTGAGGTTATGCCAATGGGCGATATCGGCAATGAGGACCGGATCGGGCAATACTGGTCGCTGAAAGACCTGCGCGCCACGCTTGAGACGCAGCACGCATTGACCGATCTGCCCGACCGCACCGGCGGCCCCGCGCGATATGTGCGCGTGAACGAAACCGGTCAACGCATTGGTTTTATTACACCTTTGTCGCATAACTTTTGCGAAAGCTGTAACCGCGTGCGGATCACCTGCACCGGCGAGATCTATACCTGCCTGGGGCAGGAAGGGCATGCCGATCTGCGCGCACCTTTACGGTCGTCTGAAAGCGATGGCCCGCTCAATGATGCGATCCGGGCGGCGATTGCGCTGAAACCCAAGGGCCATGATTTCGACTATTCCCGGCAAACGGTAGACGGCCAAGTCAGCCGCCACATGAGCCATACGGGCGGTTAA
- a CDS encoding D-galactarate dehydratase, giving the protein MKRLILMPALALSACTEFQAAFAPPVVDAPVEPPAPTLDPTPPPPPPPTARTVAEFDTTTAEDREAALAAPEPAGETALGTAIGALGNPADPGIWVETALVTELKPGRITWEGNSVNVELRPSGGQAGSGAEISLAAMRLLEAPLVGLHEIMIFAE; this is encoded by the coding sequence ATGAAACGCCTTATTTTGATGCCCGCGCTTGCCCTTTCAGCCTGTACTGAATTTCAGGCGGCCTTTGCACCACCGGTGGTAGATGCGCCCGTTGAGCCACCTGCGCCGACCCTTGATCCAACACCGCCACCGCCACCGCCACCCACAGCGCGGACGGTCGCGGAATTCGACACCACAACCGCCGAAGACCGAGAAGCGGCACTTGCCGCCCCCGAACCCGCGGGTGAAACAGCGCTTGGCACAGCCATCGGCGCGCTTGGTAATCCCGCAGATCCGGGGATTTGGGTTGAAACAGCCCTTGTCACAGAACTCAAACCGGGGCGGATCACATGGGAAGGCAATTCGGTGAACGTGGAGTTGCGGCCATCCGGGGGGCAAGCGGGATCGGGTGCTGAAATCTCGCTTGCGGCAATGCGCCTGCTCGAAGCGCCGCTGGTCGGTTTGCACGAGATCATGATCTTCGCGGAATAG
- a CDS encoding DNA alkylation repair protein: MKASDALAQLGGDPGKAAEMAAYHKAPRVYLGVANPVIDAQVKQWRAALTLQDRLALSADLWDSDVHEGRIAAAKLLTQARIRPDDTDAWELIKTWVPSFDAWAVADHASIAGQKRLVMDPARLDQIEGWTTSDHMWTKRAALVMTLPWTKQNNPKPAELDARDRVLGWAATYVTDHDWFIQKAVAWWLRELSKHDAPRVVAFLDQYGEAMKPFSRKEAARKLP; this comes from the coding sequence ATGAAGGCATCCGATGCCCTCGCTCAATTGGGGGGCGACCCCGGCAAAGCCGCCGAAATGGCCGCCTATCATAAGGCGCCGCGCGTCTATCTGGGCGTCGCAAACCCGGTCATTGACGCGCAGGTTAAGCAGTGGCGCGCGGCACTGACGCTTCAGGACCGGTTGGCGTTGTCGGCTGATCTTTGGGACAGCGATGTGCATGAGGGCAGGATCGCTGCCGCAAAGCTGTTGACCCAGGCCCGTATCCGCCCTGACGACACCGATGCCTGGGAACTGATCAAAACCTGGGTTCCGTCATTTGACGCCTGGGCCGTGGCTGACCACGCCAGCATTGCCGGGCAAAAGCGACTGGTGATGGACCCGGCGCGGCTGGACCAGATCGAAGGGTGGACCACCTCGGACCATATGTGGACCAAACGCGCGGCTTTGGTCATGACACTGCCGTGGACCAAGCAGAACAATCCAAAACCCGCCGAATTGGACGCGCGTGATCGCGTTTTAGGCTGGGCCGCGACCTATGTGACGGACCATGATTGGTTCATTCAAAAGGCCGTCGCGTGGTGGTTGCGCGAGTTATCAAAGCACGATGCGCCACGGGTCGTAGCGTTTCTGGATCAATACGGCGAAGCCATGAAACCCTTTTCCCGCAAGGAAGCCGCGCGCAAGTTGCCCTGA
- the glmS gene encoding glutamine--fructose-6-phosphate transaminase (isomerizing): MCGIVGVLGDHEAAPILVEALKRLEYRGYDSAGIATIHNKRLDRRRAVGKLVNLSDALVHDPLAGKSGIGHTRWATHGAPTVSNAHPHAATGVAVVHNGIIENFRELREFLAAQGIGFSTETDTETVALLAQYYLDQGNSPRDAAEQTIARLDGAYALCFLFDGEDDLLIAARKGSPLAIGHGNGEMFVGSDAIALAPMTDKITYLDEGDWAIITRNSVEIRDANGALANRDMRVIQIDTARVDKAGFKHFMAKEIAEQPTVLQGALAHYADGAQITLPAPGLDFAQVDRLTMVACGTAYYACMVAKYWFEQIARLPVEIDVASEFRYREPPVTKGTVALFVSQSGETADTLAALRYMDGKADKIVSVVNVAESSIARESDLALPILAGAEIGVASTKAFTCQLATLAMLVLKAAQDRGHLDDVSDLLAAMNGLPGLMNAALTIEGAVHDIAQDLAESRDILFLGRGQMYPLAHEGALKLKEISYIHAEAYASGELKHGPIALVDAHVPVIVMAPRDALFDKTISNMQEVMARGGKVLLITDRKGAEEAGDGVWRTLIMPEVPDLLAPIVYAVPAQLLAYHTAVAKGTDVDQPRNLAKSVTVE; encoded by the coding sequence ATGTGTGGCATTGTTGGTGTTCTGGGCGATCATGAAGCAGCCCCCATCCTTGTCGAGGCGCTCAAGCGGCTTGAGTATCGCGGCTACGACAGCGCTGGCATCGCCACGATCCACAACAAACGGCTCGACCGGCGGCGCGCGGTGGGCAAGCTGGTCAACCTTTCGGATGCGCTGGTGCATGACCCGTTGGCGGGCAAATCCGGCATTGGCCATACCCGCTGGGCCACACACGGCGCGCCCACAGTCTCAAACGCTCATCCCCATGCCGCCACTGGGGTGGCCGTGGTGCACAATGGCATCATCGAAAATTTCCGCGAGCTGCGCGAGTTTCTGGCGGCGCAAGGCATCGGCTTTTCAACAGAGACCGACACTGAAACTGTGGCCCTCTTGGCGCAATACTACCTTGACCAAGGCAACAGCCCCCGTGACGCCGCCGAACAGACCATTGCCCGGCTCGACGGGGCATATGCGCTGTGTTTCCTGTTTGATGGCGAGGATGATTTGCTGATCGCGGCGCGCAAAGGCTCTCCGCTTGCCATTGGGCATGGGAACGGAGAGATGTTCGTCGGCTCTGACGCGATTGCGCTGGCGCCGATGACAGACAAAATCACCTATCTGGACGAGGGCGACTGGGCCATCATCACCCGGAATTCGGTTGAAATCCGCGACGCCAATGGTGCGCTGGCGAACCGTGATATGCGTGTGATCCAGATCGACACCGCCCGTGTGGACAAGGCCGGATTCAAGCACTTCATGGCCAAGGAAATCGCCGAGCAACCCACCGTACTGCAGGGCGCGCTGGCGCATTATGCCGATGGCGCGCAGATCACCCTGCCCGCCCCCGGCCTTGATTTCGCGCAAGTTGACCGGCTGACAATGGTGGCCTGCGGCACGGCCTATTATGCTTGCATGGTTGCGAAATACTGGTTCGAACAAATCGCCCGACTGCCGGTTGAAATCGACGTCGCGTCAGAGTTCCGCTACCGCGAACCCCCTGTCACCAAAGGCACCGTCGCACTTTTCGTCAGCCAATCAGGAGAGACCGCCGATACCCTGGCCGCGCTGCGCTACATGGATGGCAAGGCCGACAAGATCGTTTCGGTCGTCAATGTCGCCGAAAGCTCGATCGCGCGCGAAAGCGATCTGGCCTTGCCGATCCTTGCCGGCGCAGAAATTGGCGTGGCCTCGACCAAGGCTTTCACCTGCCAACTTGCGACGCTTGCGATGCTGGTCCTGAAAGCCGCGCAAGATCGCGGGCATCTTGATGACGTCTCTGACCTGCTGGCAGCGATGAATGGCTTGCCCGGTCTGATGAACGCAGCACTGACCATCGAAGGTGCTGTGCATGACATTGCACAAGATCTGGCAGAGTCGCGCGACATCCTGTTCCTGGGCCGTGGGCAGATGTATCCACTTGCGCACGAAGGCGCGCTAAAGCTGAAAGAAATCAGTTATATACACGCCGAAGCTTATGCCTCTGGCGAGCTCAAGCATGGCCCGATCGCCTTGGTTGACGCCCATGTCCCGGTGATTGTCATGGCCCCGCGCGATGCGCTTTTCGACAAGACGATCTCGAACATGCAAGAGGTTATGGCTCGCGGTGGCAAGGTCTTGTTAATCACCGACCGAAAAGGCGCCGAAGAGGCCGGTGATGGCGTTTGGCGCACCCTGATCATGCCAGAAGTGCCCGACCTGTTGGCCCCCATCGTTTATGCGGTGCCCGCGCAATTGCTGGCCTATCATACAGCTGTTGCCAAAGGCACGGATGTGGACCAGCCGCGCAACCTTGCCAAGTCTGTGACGGTCGAATGA
- the glmU gene encoding bifunctional UDP-N-acetylglucosamine diphosphorylase/glucosamine-1-phosphate N-acetyltransferase GlmU, translating to MATAFIILAAGKGTRMQSDLPKVLHPLAGAPLLIHAMKSGAALAPERNVVVAGHGAEQVREVATEWDPEAQIVVQDEQLGTAHAVAQAAPALQDFAGDAFVLYGDTPFISPDTLAAMAAARITHDVVVLGFEAADPGRYGRLVMDGTTLTRIVEFKDADEVTRAITMCNSGVVCADAATLFDLVNAVGNDNAAGEYYLTDIVAIARERGLTATAVACEEAETLGINSRAELAAAEAQFQARARTDLIAQGVTLQAPDTLFVSHDTVIGRDAVIEPNVVMAPGVTVETGATIRAFSHLEGCHVSRGAIVGPYARLRPGAELAEDVRIGNFVEIKSAQIAEGAKVNHLSYVGNATIGARSNVGAGVITCNYDGVFKHQTTIGENVFVGSNTMLVAPVTLGDDAMTASGSVITRDVPAGDLAVARARQDNKPGFARRMFAKLKKIKADKAKGA from the coding sequence ATGGCGACAGCTTTCATCATTTTGGCGGCAGGCAAAGGCACGCGGATGCAATCCGACCTGCCCAAAGTGCTGCACCCTTTGGCCGGTGCCCCGCTATTGATCCATGCGATGAAATCCGGCGCGGCACTCGCGCCAGAGCGCAACGTGGTTGTAGCGGGTCATGGCGCAGAGCAGGTCCGTGAGGTTGCAACCGAATGGGACCCTGAGGCGCAGATTGTCGTGCAAGATGAACAGCTTGGCACCGCTCATGCCGTCGCACAGGCGGCACCTGCCCTGCAGGATTTTGCGGGCGATGCCTTTGTCCTTTATGGCGACACACCCTTTATTTCACCAGACACGCTGGCCGCGATGGCCGCCGCACGGATCACCCATGACGTGGTTGTTCTGGGGTTCGAGGCAGCAGACCCCGGCCGCTATGGCCGGTTGGTCATGGATGGCACCACATTGACCCGGATTGTCGAGTTCAAAGACGCCGATGAAGTCACCCGCGCAATCACAATGTGCAATTCAGGTGTGGTTTGCGCCGATGCCGCCACGCTTTTTGATTTGGTGAATGCCGTTGGCAACGACAACGCCGCTGGTGAGTATTACCTGACCGACATCGTGGCCATTGCCCGTGAGCGCGGCCTGACTGCCACCGCCGTGGCCTGTGAAGAGGCTGAAACCCTTGGTATCAATTCGCGCGCCGAGCTGGCCGCGGCAGAGGCGCAGTTTCAAGCCCGCGCCCGCACCGATCTTATTGCGCAAGGCGTGACGCTTCAGGCCCCTGACACGCTTTTTGTGTCGCACGACACGGTGATCGGGCGCGACGCGGTGATAGAGCCCAATGTGGTCATGGCCCCCGGTGTGACGGTCGAAACCGGCGCCACGATCCGCGCCTTTTCCCATCTTGAAGGGTGCCATGTCAGCCGCGGTGCGATTGTTGGCCCCTACGCCCGCCTGCGTCCGGGTGCAGAGCTGGCCGAGGACGTGAGGATTGGCAACTTTGTCGAAATCAAAAGCGCCCAGATCGCCGAAGGGGCCAAGGTCAACCACCTGTCCTATGTGGGCAACGCCACTATTGGCGCACGCAGCAATGTGGGTGCGGGGGTGATCACCTGCAATTACGACGGTGTTTTCAAGCATCAAACCACCATTGGTGAAAACGTCTTTGTCGGCTCAAACACCATGCTGGTCGCCCCGGTGACGCTTGGGGATGACGCGATGACCGCCAGTGGATCGGTCATCACACGCGACGTGCCAGCCGGTGATCTGGCGGTCGCCCGCGCGCGGCAAGACAACAAGCCGGGGTTCGCGCGGCGGATGTTTGCAAAGTTGAAAAAAATCAAAGCTGACAAGGCAAAAGGGGCCTGA
- a CDS encoding HAD-IIIA family hydrolase encodes MRGVIFDLDGTLADTSGDLIAAANACFRQLGLGDVLDPVRDAGTALKGGRAMLRLGFARTGSHGEDEVDRQYRPLLQHYEGAIDTHTVLYPGAMDAVRDLRGAGYKVAICTNKPEGLARQLLTSLGVLEDFGAVLGADSLPVRKPDPEHLDETARRAGADPRRVVLVGDTDTDRNTARNAGVPSILVTFGPGGGDMAALEPEGLISSYAELPAEVSRLIG; translated from the coding sequence ATGCGCGGCGTTATTTTTGATCTTGATGGGACGTTGGCGGACACCAGCGGTGATCTTATCGCAGCGGCGAATGCTTGCTTTCGCCAGCTTGGGCTTGGGGATGTGCTTGATCCGGTCCGAGATGCGGGAACTGCGCTGAAAGGTGGACGTGCGATGCTGCGGCTTGGCTTTGCGCGCACCGGCAGTCACGGCGAAGACGAGGTGGATCGCCAGTATCGGCCGCTTTTGCAGCACTATGAGGGTGCGATTGACACCCACACCGTCCTTTATCCCGGCGCGATGGATGCGGTGCGTGATTTGCGCGGCGCGGGCTATAAAGTCGCCATTTGCACAAACAAGCCCGAGGGTTTGGCGCGGCAGCTTTTGACATCGCTGGGAGTTTTGGAAGACTTTGGGGCCGTGCTGGGGGCTGACAGCTTGCCTGTGCGCAAACCAGACCCGGAACATTTGGATGAAACCGCACGTCGCGCTGGCGCTGATCCGCGCCGTGTTGTGCTGGTGGGTGACACCGACACCGACCGCAATACCGCACGAAACGCTGGGGTGCCGAGTATCCTTGTCACGTTTGGCCCCGGTGGCGGCGATATGGCCGCCCTTGAACCCGAAGGGCTGATCAGCAGCTATGCAGAGTTGCCGGCAGAGGTGTCGCGGTTGATCGGCTGA
- a CDS encoding MmgE/PrpD family protein, with protein sequence MQPRDFIHDFQLHDLPAQVAAQLPLALMDLIGVAAGGAETRAAGNMAQLACQQFGGTQPMLFANGTASSSGVALSAGMTIDALDFHDGFNPAKGHIGCPLFAAILPVAHRLDASGLDFLAALAMGYEFGARASVAQHATAPDYHTSGSWGAVTAAAACARLMGLDATQTRHALGIAEYHGPRSQMMRCIDHPTMLKDGSSWGAMAGVAAAELAAMGFTGAPAITVEDAPDHWADLGHVWQLNQQYYKNYPVCRWAQPPIEAALSLMRDHSLHHSAITGLHVTTFHAATRLATAHPATTEEAQYSTTFPTAVAIVRGDVTPADIADDALNDADVNRLSGLMTFSEDDHANAVFPHQRVAQVTLTLADGQTLTSDWHEPRWDATDPPEASELRAKFAALTRPRLGAAWSANILEAINTLNGRPFADLAALICQPINRDTSAGNSA encoded by the coding sequence ATGCAACCGCGCGATTTCATCCATGACTTTCAGCTGCACGACCTGCCTGCACAAGTCGCCGCGCAACTTCCGCTCGCGTTAATGGACCTTATTGGTGTGGCCGCTGGTGGTGCCGAAACCCGTGCAGCCGGGAATATGGCGCAGCTCGCATGCCAACAATTCGGCGGCACACAGCCGATGTTATTTGCAAATGGCACGGCGTCTTCCTCTGGTGTTGCATTGTCTGCTGGCATGACCATTGACGCGCTCGATTTTCACGATGGCTTTAACCCCGCCAAGGGCCACATCGGCTGCCCGTTGTTTGCCGCGATCCTGCCAGTGGCACATCGCCTTGACGCCAGCGGGCTCGATTTTCTGGCGGCCCTTGCAATGGGCTACGAATTCGGCGCGCGCGCCTCGGTTGCGCAGCACGCCACTGCACCTGACTACCACACCTCTGGGTCTTGGGGTGCGGTGACCGCGGCTGCGGCCTGTGCGCGCCTGATGGGTTTGGATGCGACACAGACCCGGCACGCACTGGGGATCGCGGAATACCACGGGCCGCGCAGCCAGATGATGCGCTGCATCGACCACCCCACGATGCTGAAAGACGGATCCTCTTGGGGTGCGATGGCGGGCGTTGCGGCAGCAGAACTTGCCGCCATGGGCTTTACCGGCGCGCCTGCGATCACGGTCGAGGATGCGCCGGATCATTGGGCGGATCTTGGGCATGTTTGGCAGCTAAATCAGCAGTATTACAAAAACTACCCGGTCTGCCGGTGGGCCCAGCCCCCGATTGAGGCGGCATTGTCGTTGATGCGGGATCACAGCCTTCACCACAGCGCCATCACTGGCCTGCACGTCACAACCTTCCATGCCGCAACACGCCTCGCCACCGCGCATCCCGCAACCACCGAAGAGGCGCAATATTCCACCACCTTCCCCACGGCAGTGGCAATCGTGCGCGGCGACGTCACCCCTGCGGACATTGCCGATGATGCGTTGAATGATGCCGATGTGAACCGCTTGTCAGGCTTGATGACGTTTTCAGAGGATGATCACGCCAATGCGGTTTTTCCACATCAGCGGGTGGCTCAGGTAACCCTGACGCTCGCAGACGGGCAGACCCTGACGAGTGACTGGCACGAACCGCGGTGGGATGCGACCGATCCGCCAGAGGCGTCCGAGCTACGCGCCAAATTCGCCGCCCTGACAAGGCCGCGCCTTGGCGCTGCCTGGTCGGCAAACATTCTAGAGGCGATCAACACACTGAACGGCAGGCCTTTTGCCGATCTCGCAGCCTTGATCTGTCAGCCGATCAACCGCGACACCTCTGCCGGCAACTCTGCATAG
- a CDS encoding DegT/DnrJ/EryC1/StrS family aminotransferase: MTERFTGSFTQQEPIPEEAIQAAISVMQGGRLHRYNTVPGEVAETVLLEQEFAASVGAAYCLAVASGGYAIGTALRACGVQPGDKVLTNAFTLAPVPGAIAGVGGVPVYVGVTKALVIDLDDLAGKLEQAKVLLLSHMRGHLCDMDALMALCDAAGVIVIEDCAHTMGATWNGKPSGTFGRFGCFSTQTYKHINSGEGGLLVSDDADGMARATMLSGSYMLYGTHAAGPPPEAFATARYETPNISGRMDNLRAAILRPQLRNLGTQAARWNARYRVVEAGLRDVPGLTLVPRSAKEGFVASSFQFLLLEWSDDAIAEVQARCAARGVELKWFGGAEPVGFTSRYDSWRYAPSDRMPASDRILSGIVDMRLPLTFSEDDCALIARIIRSEVSAVYQAMQPQPA; encoded by the coding sequence ATGACAGAACGATTCACCGGCAGTTTTACCCAGCAAGAACCCATCCCGGAGGAGGCGATCCAAGCCGCGATCTCTGTGATGCAGGGTGGTCGTTTACATCGGTACAACACAGTTCCGGGCGAGGTGGCGGAAACAGTGTTGCTCGAACAGGAGTTTGCCGCCTCTGTCGGGGCGGCCTATTGCCTTGCTGTGGCGTCAGGCGGCTATGCCATTGGCACTGCATTGCGCGCCTGCGGTGTACAGCCGGGCGACAAGGTGCTCACCAATGCCTTTACATTGGCACCCGTCCCCGGCGCGATTGCCGGTGTCGGCGGCGTGCCGGTTTATGTCGGCGTGACAAAGGCCTTGGTCATTGATCTTGATGATCTGGCCGGCAAACTGGAGCAGGCGAAAGTCCTGCTGCTCAGCCATATGCGCGGCCATCTGTGCGATATGGACGCGCTGATGGCGTTGTGTGACGCGGCGGGCGTCATCGTGATCGAAGATTGCGCGCATACGATGGGGGCCACCTGGAACGGCAAGCCATCGGGGACCTTTGGGCGTTTTGGTTGTTTTTCCACACAGACCTACAAGCATATCAACTCGGGCGAGGGCGGGCTGCTGGTGTCAGATGACGCGGATGGCATGGCGCGGGCAACGATGCTGTCGGGTAGCTATATGCTGTATGGCACGCATGCCGCCGGGCCGCCGCCAGAAGCCTTTGCCACCGCACGCTATGAAACCCCAAATATCTCTGGCCGGATGGACAATCTGCGCGCGGCGATCCTGCGGCCCCAGTTGCGCAATCTTGGCACGCAAGCCGCGCGGTGGAATGCGCGCTACCGCGTGGTCGAGGCGGGTTTACGTGATGTGCCGGGCCTGACTTTGGTGCCACGCTCCGCGAAAGAAGGCTTTGTCGCCTCGTCCTTTCAGTTCCTGCTGCTGGAGTGGTCGGACGATGCGATCGCCGAAGTGCAGGCGCGCTGTGCTGCACGCGGGGTAGAGCTGAAGTGGTTTGGCGGGGCGGAACCTGTGGGCTTTACCAGCCGCTATGACAGTTGGCGTTATGCGCCTTCTGACCGAATGCCAGCCAGCGACAGAATACTGTCAGGGATCGTTGATATGCGTTTGCCGCTGACCTTTAGTGAAGACGATTGCGCCTTGATCGCGCGGATTATCAGGTCAGAAGTCAGCGCGGTGTATCAGGCGATGCAGCCGCAGCCAGCCTAA
- a CDS encoding aminoglycoside phosphotransferase family protein, whose product MEIPADVARLYHLTPLRHVAKTGIADIWHVRLPDGRDAALKVYEARDPRDEAPGFDVMRTADGSGAAQVFAYGDGVALLEWLDGPTLGDRVRAGNVATADHDLVQTSQAMHAAITSVNRPLRSVRDWFEALFAMTFDPSCPASLVADIRNCQQLARTLLATEQVTRPLHGDYHHDNVKRGPNGYRAFDAKGVMGEAAFEASNTFRNPLGADDVIRDETRAMRLAEDWAIATQTPQRRILQWAAARGALSLAWSCSGHLTPDTEDLDLVPLYLRLAAAASPDTPR is encoded by the coding sequence ATGGAGATTCCTGCGGATGTCGCGCGCCTTTACCACCTGACGCCACTGCGCCATGTCGCCAAGACAGGAATCGCGGATATCTGGCACGTCAGGCTGCCTGATGGCCGCGACGCCGCACTCAAGGTTTATGAAGCGCGCGATCCGCGTGATGAGGCACCCGGTTTTGACGTCATGCGCACCGCTGATGGCAGCGGGGCCGCACAGGTTTTTGCCTACGGTGACGGGGTTGCATTGCTGGAATGGTTGGATGGTCCGACGCTGGGCGACCGGGTGCGCGCGGGCAATGTGGCGACGGCTGATCACGATCTTGTCCAGACGTCGCAGGCCATGCATGCGGCGATCACATCGGTCAACCGGCCTTTGCGCAGCGTGCGCGACTGGTTCGAGGCGCTTTTCGCGATGACGTTTGACCCGTCCTGTCCCGCGTCCTTGGTTGCAGACATCAGGAACTGCCAGCAACTGGCGCGGACGTTGTTGGCTACAGAACAAGTTACGCGGCCGTTGCACGGCGATTATCACCACGACAACGTGAAACGGGGGCCAAACGGCTACCGCGCGTTTGATGCAAAAGGTGTCATGGGCGAAGCCGCGTTTGAGGCGTCCAATACCTTTCGCAACCCACTTGGTGCCGATGACGTCATCCGGGATGAGACCCGCGCAATGCGGCTGGCAGAAGACTGGGCAATAGCAACGCAGACCCCGCAGCGACGGATTCTGCAATGGGCGGCGGCGCGCGGGGCGCTGTCACTGGCGTGGTCCTGTAGCGGCCATTTGACACCGGATACAGAGGATCTCGATCTGGTGCCGCTTTACCTTAGGCTGGCTGCGGCTGCATCGCCTGATACACCGCGCTGA